In Primulina eburnea isolate SZY01 chromosome 14, ASM2296580v1, whole genome shotgun sequence, the following proteins share a genomic window:
- the LOC140812819 gene encoding gamma-glutamyl peptidase 5-like, whose protein sequence is MGGQKFAVLLCAEDSDYVKKMYGGYYGVFVRMLREEGEVWDLFRVSKGEFPEDDEIGGYEGFVITGSCNDAHGSDIWICKLVSLLRKLDAMKKKVLGICFGHQILGRALGGKTGRATTGWDIGIRKVEFLPSQVFTSLKIPASLSIVEFHRDEVWEIPPKAEVLAWSNKTGVEMFRCGNHVMGIQGHPEYTKDIVLHIIDRLLNLKLIEETLGEEAKARLESGEPDREAWKKLCVSFLKGRL, encoded by the exons ATGGGTGGCCAGAAGTTCGCCGTTCTCCTGTGCGCGGAGGATTCCGACTACGTGAAGAAGATGTACGGCGGATACTACGGGGTTTTCGTGAGAATGCTGCGGGAGGAGGGGGAGGTGTGGGACCTGTTCAGGGTCTCCAAGGGCGAGTTCCCGGAGGACGACGAGATCGGCGGATACGAAGGATTCGTGATCACCGGAAGTTGCAATGACGCGCACGGGAGCGACATCTGGATCTGCAAGCTGGTGAGTTTGCTGAGGAAATTGGACGCCATGAAGAAGAAGGTCCTCGGGATTTGCTTCGGCCACCAg ATTTTGGGGCGAGCGCTGGGTGGAAAGACGGGAAGAGCGACCACAGGATGGGACATTGGAATCAGGAAAGTTGAATTCTTGCCATCGCAAGTATTCACTTCTCTGAAAATACCGGCTTCCCTCTCTATCGTTGAGTTCCATAGGGATGAG GTATGGGAAATCCCTCCAAAAGCTGAGGTCCTAGCTTGGTCAAACAAGACCGGAGTTGAGATGTTTAGGTGTGGCAATCACGTTATGGGAATCCAAGGCCATCCCGAGTATACTAAAGACATCGTTCTACACATAATTGATCGTCTTCTCAATCTAAAGCTCATCGAG GAGACTCTTGGTGAAGAGGCCAAGGCTAGGTTAGAGTCTGGTGAACCAGACAGGGAGGCGTGGAAGAAACTATGCGTAAGCTTCCTTAAAGGGAGATTGTGA